From Sceloporus undulatus isolate JIND9_A2432 ecotype Alabama chromosome 6, SceUnd_v1.1, whole genome shotgun sequence, one genomic window encodes:
- the CFAP97D1 gene encoding sperm axonemal maintenance protein CFAP97D1 isoform X1 produces the protein MSSIEIITFPVVVADSRHRLKTGKKQAQTGEFPQCGRTELARKHVDNKPPSTQVHHYFKVTKIQKLKLPKIVEEERTEKPNDPVPDHEAQKKIGLIERENKSLSARLASIYRGTGMVDCWNEYQQKSKLRQKQNMEVVRITMENQAILKRIRERKPTYDRRQSELDWQNSRKYLRNTTCFLISNREKLGYARNKNAFGAARL, from the exons ATGAGCAGCATAGAAATCATCACATTCCCTGTAGTTGTTGCCGATTCAAGGCATAGACTCAAAACTGGAAAGAAGCAGGCCCAAACGGGTGAATTCCCTCAATGTGGCAGAACAGAACTGG caAGGAAGCATGTGGATAATAAACCTCCCAGTACCCAGGTCCACCACTACTTCAAGGTCACCAAGATACAG AAGTTAAAACTTCCCAAGATTGTGGAGGAGGAGAGGACGGAGAAGCCAAATGATCCTGTGCCAGACCAT GAAGCCCAAAAGAAAATCGGGCTGattgaaagagaaaacaaaagcctCTCAGCACGGCTAGCTAGTATATATCGCGGAACAGGCATGGTTGACTGCTGGAATGAATACCAACAGAAGAG CAAACTCCGACAGAAGCAGAACATGGAAGTTGTGAGGATTACCATGGAGAACCAGGCTATCCTCAAGAGGATCAGAGAGCGAAAACCAACCTATGATCGGAGACAATCTGAATTGGACTGGCAG AATTCAAGGAAATATCTGAGGAACACCACCTGCTTTCTAATCTCAAACCGCGA AAAGCTAGGCTATGCGAGGAATAAGAACGCATTTGGGGCTGCTCGACTATGA
- the CFAP97D1 gene encoding sperm axonemal maintenance protein CFAP97D1 isoform X2: protein MSSIEIITFPVVVADSRHRLKTGKKQAQTGEFPQCGRTELARKHVDNKPPSTQVHHYFKVTKIQEAQKKIGLIERENKSLSARLASIYRGTGMVDCWNEYQQKSKLRQKQNMEVVRITMENQAILKRIRERKPTYDRRQSELDWQNSRKYLRNTTCFLISNREKLGYARNKNAFGAARL from the exons ATGAGCAGCATAGAAATCATCACATTCCCTGTAGTTGTTGCCGATTCAAGGCATAGACTCAAAACTGGAAAGAAGCAGGCCCAAACGGGTGAATTCCCTCAATGTGGCAGAACAGAACTGG caAGGAAGCATGTGGATAATAAACCTCCCAGTACCCAGGTCCACCACTACTTCAAGGTCACCAAGATACAG GAAGCCCAAAAGAAAATCGGGCTGattgaaagagaaaacaaaagcctCTCAGCACGGCTAGCTAGTATATATCGCGGAACAGGCATGGTTGACTGCTGGAATGAATACCAACAGAAGAG CAAACTCCGACAGAAGCAGAACATGGAAGTTGTGAGGATTACCATGGAGAACCAGGCTATCCTCAAGAGGATCAGAGAGCGAAAACCAACCTATGATCGGAGACAATCTGAATTGGACTGGCAG AATTCAAGGAAATATCTGAGGAACACCACCTGCTTTCTAATCTCAAACCGCGA AAAGCTAGGCTATGCGAGGAATAAGAACGCATTTGGGGCTGCTCGACTATGA